The following coding sequences lie in one Rutidosis leptorrhynchoides isolate AG116_Rl617_1_P2 chromosome 4, CSIRO_AGI_Rlap_v1, whole genome shotgun sequence genomic window:
- the LOC139840015 gene encoding berberine bridge enzyme-like 2, with product MSSLIPCSLTLIFLCFCFNLSNGATNPNLIYDSFLKCLSTNSTQPDPSLPNIIYGLNANSTAYTTVLQDYIKNRRFNTTSTPKPAIIITPKKESHVQATVLCAKKLGVQIKIRSGGHDYEGTSYVSSEKKFIVLDMFNLRAINVDIATETVVVQAGAQLGELYYRIWEKSKVHGFPAGVCPTVGVGGHLSGGGYGTMLRKYGLSVDHIIDARIVVADGNILDRKRMGEDFFWAIRGGGGASFGVVLSYTVKLVTVPVVNTVFRIMKTVEENATDLVYKWQTVIPNIDNDLFVRILLQPVTINNKKTVRASFIAHFLGDSVRLLALMNKNFPELGLRKEDCIEVSWIQSVLYWANFDLNTTKQEILLDRHSDNVNFLKRKSDYVQTPVSKPGLKFIFNKLVELGKVGLVFNSYGGRMSEVASDATPFPHRAGNLYKIQYSVNWNDEDPTLTKNYLNETRVLYKFMTNYVSKNPRGAFLNYRDLDIGVMTGTGNAGYKSGKVYGEKYFMGNFDRLVKVKSVVDPNNFFRNEQSIPILPKKSISKSRKVPT from the coding sequence ATGTCTTCACTCATCCCTTGTTCACTTACATTAATCTTCCTTTGTTTTTGTTTTAACCTTTCAAATGGAGCTACAAATCCTAATCTAATCTACGACTCTTTCTTAAAATGTTTATCGACCAActcgacccaacctgacccgtcaTTACCTAACATCATATACGGGCTCAACGCGAACTCCACCGCTTACACCACAGTCCTACAAGATTACATAAAAAACCGTCGCTTCAACACCACCTCAACACCTAAACCCGCAATCATCATCACCCCGAAAAAAGAATCTCATGTCCAAGCCACTGTCCTTTGCGCCAAAAAACTCGGTGTCCAAATCAAGATTCGAAGTGGCGGCCATGATTATGAAGGAACCTCGTACGTTTCGTCTGAAAAAAAGTTCATCGTACTTGACATGTTTAATCTTCGTGCTATAAACGTGGACATCGCCACTGAAACCGTTGTGGTCCAAGCTGGGGCCCAATTAGGCGAACTATATTACAGAATTTGGGAAAAAAGTAAGGTGCATGGGTTCCCAGCTGGTGTGTGTCCAACAGTTGGAGTTGGTGGACATTTAAGTGGTGGTGGTTATGGTACCATGCTTCGAAAATACGGGTTATCGGTTGATCATATAATCGATGCTCGTATTGTGGTTGCAGATGGTAATATTTTGGACCGAAAACGAATGGGTGAGGATTTTTTTTGGGCCATACGTGGTGGTGGTGGTGCTAGTTTTGGTGTCGTATTATCGTACACTGTGAAACTAGTCACGGTGCCGGTTGTTAATACTGTTTTCCGGATAATGAAAACAGTAGAAGAAAATGCAACTGATCTTGTTTATAAATGGCAGACAGTTATACCAAACATTGATAATGATTTGTTTGTTAGAATATTGTTACAACCGGTAACGATTAATAATAAAAAGACGGTTCGAGCTTCGTTTATAGCACATTTCTTAGGTGATTCTGTAAGATTGTTAGCCTTAATGAACAAAAACTTCCCGGAATTAGGGTTACGAAAAGAGGATTGTATCGAGGTAAGTTGGATACAATCGGTACTTTATTGGGCTAACTTTGATTTAAACACAACCAAGCAGGAGATTCTTCTAGATAGACATTCCGATAATGTGAACTTTCTAAAACGTAAGTCTGATTACGTACAAACCCCGGTATCAAAACCGGGGTTAAAGTTTATATTCAACAAGTTAGTTGAATTAGGTAAAGTTGGTTTAGTTTTCAACTCGTATGGTGGGAGAATGAGTGAAGTTGCGTCAGACGCAACTCCATTCCCCCACCGAGCTGGAAACTTGTACAAGATCCAGTACTCGGTGAATTGGAATGATGAGGATCCAACACTTACGAAAAACTACTTGAACGAAACTAGGGTTTTGTATAAGTTCATGACGAACTATGTATCGAAGAATCCAAGAGGTGCATTTTTGAACTACAGAGATTTGGATATCGGTGTGATGACCGGAACCGGTAATGCTGGTTATAAATCTGGCAAGGTTTATGGGGAGAAATATTTCATGGGGAATTTTGATAGGTTAGTGAAGGTGAAAAGTGTTGTTGATCCTAATAATTTTTTTAGGAATGAACAAAGTATTCCTATTCTTCCTAAGAAAAGCATAAGTAAGTCTAGGAAGGTGCCAACATAA